AATGACTGCAACGGTTGCGGCAGAAATGGCAGAAACAGTCGTGGGAAGCGAACATTATTATGCACTTTTTGGTATTGCGATTGTGTTATTTTTTATGACAATGATATTTAATATTATCGCTGAACATATTTCTCATCGTTTTCACAAAAAATTTACAGCGGTGAGATGAACATGGGTAACAATACTCTTGAAATGTCAAATATAATGAACTATCCTGTAGAAAATCAAACAATTAAGAAAAATTCATCAAAAGACAGGAGAAGAAGTATTCAAAACATTGGAATTTCAGTTTTGTTCCTCTCACTAATAATAAGTGCAGTGTTTTTGTTTGTTATTGTTGTTTTTATCAGCCTTCAGGGTGCCAGGGTCTTGAGTCTTGAATTTATAACCAGTATGCCCAAAAAATCAATGACTGCAGGTGGTATCCTGCCGGCAATCTTAGGAACATTCTACCTTGCCCTTGGTTCGGTGCTTTTTGCTTTACCATTAGGTGTTTTATCAGGGATATATTTAAATGAGTATGCTCAAGATAATGTAATTTTGAGAATTCTAAAAACAGGCATAAATAATCTTGCGGGAGTTCCTTCTATTGTCTTTGGCTTATTCGGACTTGCAGTCTTTGTAAAATTCTTTGGCTTTGGTGTTTCTATACTTTCTGGTTCATTAACATTGGGTATTATGATTTTGCCGGTGATAATAAGTACAACGGTTGAGGCACTGAAGACTGTTCCTGATTCATTCCGTGAGGCTGCATATGGTGTTGGTGCAACAAAATGGCAGACCATAAAAGGAATTGTTTTGCCTGCAGCTTTACCAGGTATATTAACTGGTGTAGTCCTCGCAATAGGACGTGCAGCCGGAGAGACCGCACCGATACTATTTACTGCCGCAACATTTTTCAGCAAAAAATTGCCCGGTTCAATTTTATCACCGGTTCAGGCATTGCCTTATCATATCTATGCCTTGATGACCGAGGGAACATATCCGGATAAGCAGGTGCCAATTGCCTATGGTTCAGCCTTGGTTCTTTTGATACTTGTTTTAGGAATGAATCTTGTTGCAATAATTATAAGAATAAGACAGAGAAAGAAGAGGTTATGGTAGAGATTACAGCGATAAATAAAGAAACAAAAATAGATACTGCCCAATGCAGTATGGCGAAATCGAGTATTATCATTAAAAATTTAAATGTATTTTTTGTAGAAAATCATGCCCTGAAAAACATTAGTCTTGAAATATACTGTAATAATATAACGGCAATCATTGGTCCGTCGGGTTGCGGTAAGAGTACGCTTATTCGCTGTTTAAATCGTATGAATGATATAATCCCATCAGCAAAAGTAGAGGGAGAGATTTGGATTGATGGTGAAAATATTTATGATCCACTATATGATGTATATGATTTGAGAAAAAAAGTCGGTATGGTCTTTCAAAAACCCAATCCATTTCCTAAAAGTATTTTTGAAAATTTGGCATTTGGTTTAAGGATTCACGGGATTACAGACAAGAGAGAAATTGAAGAAAGGGTAGTAAATGCGCTGAAAGCAGCGGCATTATGGGATGAGGTTGCAGACCGTCTGCATGATTCGGCATTTTCCCTTTCCGGTGGACAACAGCAGAGACTTTGCATTGCGCGCACCCTTGCGATTGAACCTGAAATAATACTATTTGATGAACCCTGCTCTGCCCTTGATCCAATATCTACCGCGAAGATAGAGGAATTGATGATAAATCTGAAAGAAAAATATACAATCGTTATTGTAACCCACAATATGCAGCAGGCGGCAAGGGTCTCGGATTGGACTGCATTTTTATATCTTGGTGAGTTGATTGAATACAGTCAGACATCAAAGTTGTTTACCAATCCCAGAGATCCAAAGACCGAGGCGTATATAACAGGTAGGTTTGGATAAGGGCGGGCTGATTGATATGTTGAAAGGGAAGATAGAAAAACTCAAGACAAATATAATAAGATTTGCGGGTCTCGTAGATAATATGCTGCGGGATACTGAAAAATGTGCATATAACCGCGACCATGTGATTGCCAATAACATAATTACTAATCTTGAGCAACTATCAAATCGCATTGAAGTAGAAAATGAAACATTGTTTATTGAATTCCTTGCCCTTTTTCAGCCCGAGGCGACTGATTTAAGGACGGTCGTTTCATTATTAAAGATCAATAATAATTTAGAAAGAATTGCTGACCATTGTGTTAATATTGCCCAGCGTATTTCAGTATATACCTCAATAAACAGTTTTAAGAATTTGAAAAATATGTTCAACATTGTTCAAAAAATGTTTAAAGATACTTTTAGTGCATTTACAAGTAATGATACAAGTAATTTAAAAACAATTATCAATCAGGATAAATTTGTTGATAAAGAACTCAAGGAATTGACGGATGAGGTTATTAATACAATGGATAGTTATCATTCCATGTCAAGCAATGCAATATCGGCATTATTGATTGGCAGGGACCTTGAACGTATTGCAGATTTAACTGTTAATATTTGTGAAGATATTATCTATATGACAAAAGGGGATGTCATAAAGCACAATCTGTATATACCATCAGAATCAAATCTTTAAAAATCTTAACCATATCTATTGACCAGAAGAAAATATTGGTTATCATTATCTATAGATGGCTAAAGAGAAAGTTGTGGTTATTGAAGATGACCCCGTAATTCTTGATTTAGTACGTTATAATCTTGAAAAGAATGGATTTTCTGTAGAAGGTTTTGTTAATGGCTATGATGGCATGGAGTATTTATCAAAAAACCCTGCCAACCTTTTGATTCTGGATTTGATGCTTCCGGATATTGATGGATTTGAAATTTGCAAGGAACTGCGGTCAAAAGAACAAACGAAAAATCTACCGATAATTATTCTCACGGCAAAAGGTGAGGAAGTTGATAGGGTTCTGGGACTTGAACTCGGTGCTGATGATTATATCGTGAAACCATTCAGTTCCAGGGAATTGATTGCGAGAATAAAGGCAATATTACGCCGCACAACTTCTGAAAAAACAACTGAAGAAATTTTTAAATTTGATGAACTCGTTATGGATGTAAAAAAACATAAGGTTTTCTATAAAGAAAAAGAAATAGATTTATCCGCAACTGAATTTAGAATTCTATATACTTTTATGAAGAACCCGGGCAGGGTTTTTACAAGAGACAATCTTCTTGATGTCATTGGTAAAACAATTCTTGACCGTAATATTGATGTTCATATAACCAATCTTAGAAAAAAACTTGGTCCGGGTGGTAAATTTATCAAAACCGTCAGGGGTGTTGGATACAAATTGGATTTAGCATGATTTATCTAATTATTATAATCTTAATTTTTATTATACTTTTTTTGCTACTCCATTTAATTATTTACTACAAAAATTTGAAGGATATTGTTCAATACACTAAAGATTTGCTGAATGCAAAATATTCGTCACGAATCTTAAAGAAAACAAAAGGGATGCTCGCAAATCTGATAGAAAACTTAAATGCCCTTGCTGAGAAATTAGAGGAGAAGAAATCAATTTCGGGCGGGAAAGAAGAATTACTTAATATATTTTTTGAAGAGATGAAGGAAGGATTTGTTTTAACCAGACTGAGCGGCGAAATTATTCAGGCAAATAGGAGTATTCAAAAAATCTTTGGAGAAAAAGCATTTCAGAGTGGCAAAATAATTCAAGAACTGATAATCAACAGAGAATTCATAGAATTTACCAATAAAATTCCTGATAAGAAAATTGAATTTATGGAACTTGAACTACCGGATTTGGGAAAGACATTTATTGTATCAAGATTCTATCTTGAATCCCAGCAGTGGTTTATTTATCTTTTTAATGACATAACTGATGCAAAAAATCTGAAAAGAATAAAGGCAGATTTTATCACCAATCTATCCCATGAATTGCGCACTCCATTGACTGCAATCAAGGGTTATCTTGAAGCACTGGATGACCCGGATCTGGACAAGGTAAACAGGGAAAGATTTGTCAAGATTGTCCGGGAAAATATTGAACGATTGACAAACATCGTTTCTGACCTGCTTGTACTTTCTGATGTTGAAAGACAGGAAAGAAAACTCAATATTGAAAAGATTGACCTGAATGAATTGATACAGGAGGTAATTTCACTATTTCGTAAGACCGCCGAAGAAAAAGGACTATATTTGAATTTTTCACCAGTTTCAATCCCCACATATTCGGGTGATAGATTTCTAATCCAACAATTATTGATCAATCTCGTGAGCAATGGAATAAGATTTACGGAAAAGGGAGGGGTTGAGGTTTCAGCAAAATACGAAAAAGATAAATTCTATATCACTGTTTCAGATACAGGTATTGGTATCCCATCAGAAGAAATTCCGCGCATTTTTGAAAGATTTTATACCGTTGATAAGGCACGTTCAAGAACACAGGGTGGTACAGGACTCGGACTATCAATCGTCAAACATATTGTCCAGTTACATCAGGGCGAGATTAAAGTAGAGAGCAGACTGCGTCAAGGCTCAAAATTCACCGTTATTCTGCCTGACTTAACCCCCACTTCGTAAGTGGATAAATAGCAACGCTACAGAAACGACAGAATCCTCTATTAATCCCTTCCGCTGGACTACTTTCCCATTCTCTCCTGAAGTATCTTGAGTTGTGCTTTTAGTTCCTCAATCTCGGCCTGTTGTTTCTCAATTTGTGCTTGTTGCTCCTGCATTGCCTTGACCAGAGGTACG
This window of the candidate division WOR-3 bacterium genome carries:
- the pstA gene encoding phosphate ABC transporter permease PstA; this translates as MNYPVENQTIKKNSSKDRRRSIQNIGISVLFLSLIISAVFLFVIVVFISLQGARVLSLEFITSMPKKSMTAGGILPAILGTFYLALGSVLFALPLGVLSGIYLNEYAQDNVILRILKTGINNLAGVPSIVFGLFGLAVFVKFFGFGVSILSGSLTLGIMILPVIISTTVEALKTVPDSFREAAYGVGATKWQTIKGIVLPAALPGILTGVVLAIGRAAGETAPILFTAATFFSKKLPGSILSPVQALPYHIYALMTEGTYPDKQVPIAYGSALVLLILVLGMNLVAIIIRIRQRKKRLW
- the pstB gene encoding phosphate ABC transporter ATP-binding protein PstB, whose product is MAKSSIIIKNLNVFFVENHALKNISLEIYCNNITAIIGPSGCGKSTLIRCLNRMNDIIPSAKVEGEIWIDGENIYDPLYDVYDLRKKVGMVFQKPNPFPKSIFENLAFGLRIHGITDKREIEERVVNALKAAALWDEVADRLHDSAFSLSGGQQQRLCIARTLAIEPEIILFDEPCSALDPISTAKIEELMINLKEKYTIVIVTHNMQQAARVSDWTAFLYLGELIEYSQTSKLFTNPRDPKTEAYITGRFG
- the phoU gene encoding phosphate signaling complex protein PhoU, with amino-acid sequence MDKGGLIDMLKGKIEKLKTNIIRFAGLVDNMLRDTEKCAYNRDHVIANNIITNLEQLSNRIEVENETLFIEFLALFQPEATDLRTVVSLLKINNNLERIADHCVNIAQRISVYTSINSFKNLKNMFNIVQKMFKDTFSAFTSNDTSNLKTIINQDKFVDKELKELTDEVINTMDSYHSMSSNAISALLIGRDLERIADLTVNICEDIIYMTKGDVIKHNLYIPSESNL
- a CDS encoding response regulator transcription factor, whose translation is MAKEKVVVIEDDPVILDLVRYNLEKNGFSVEGFVNGYDGMEYLSKNPANLLILDLMLPDIDGFEICKELRSKEQTKNLPIIILTAKGEEVDRVLGLELGADDYIVKPFSSRELIARIKAILRRTTSEKTTEEIFKFDELVMDVKKHKVFYKEKEIDLSATEFRILYTFMKNPGRVFTRDNLLDVIGKTILDRNIDVHITNLRKKLGPGGKFIKTVRGVGYKLDLA
- a CDS encoding ATP-binding protein, producing the protein MIYLIIIILIFIILFLLLHLIIYYKNLKDIVQYTKDLLNAKYSSRILKKTKGMLANLIENLNALAEKLEEKKSISGGKEELLNIFFEEMKEGFVLTRLSGEIIQANRSIQKIFGEKAFQSGKIIQELIINREFIEFTNKIPDKKIEFMELELPDLGKTFIVSRFYLESQQWFIYLFNDITDAKNLKRIKADFITNLSHELRTPLTAIKGYLEALDDPDLDKVNRERFVKIVRENIERLTNIVSDLLVLSDVERQERKLNIEKIDLNELIQEVISLFRKTAEEKGLYLNFSPVSIPTYSGDRFLIQQLLINLVSNGIRFTEKGGVEVSAKYEKDKFYITVSDTGIGIPSEEIPRIFERFYTVDKARSRTQGGTGLGLSIVKHIVQLHQGEIKVESRLRQGSKFTVILPDLTPTS